In Setaria italica strain Yugu1 chromosome I, Setaria_italica_v2.0, whole genome shotgun sequence, the genomic window GGCATGGCCCCCAGCGACTCCACCAGCTGCGGCAGCCGGAAGAGGATGTCGTCGTCGGCCTTCATCACGTAGTCGTAGGGATCGTCGGCGTagagctccgccaccgccgacagGAACGTGTATGTCTTGCCGCCGTTGAGGTTCTCCTCGCACCCGTCGAGCACGATGACGTCGCCGTGGGCGAGGATCTCGAGAGGAACCAGCACGCGCTGGTCGTCCTTGTACAGCCGGCAGAAGACAAAGCGGACGTCGACGtgggcggcgaggtcgccggaGGCCAGCTGGAGACCGTACACCATGCGGAGGAGGTGCCGGCGCTCGTAGAGGTCGGCGCGGGTGAGCACGCCGATGAGCAGCCGGAAGTCGGGCTTCCGGACCACGGCTGGCTCCGCGaggcgcgaggaggaggacgccacccccgccgtcgccggaggggCGCACGCGCTCATCATCGCCTGCAGCTCGAACTCCCTGGGGTACACAAAGAAGAAGGTGAAGACCAGGAGCACGAGGGGCAGCAGGACCAGCGCCGTGCTGGACGCCGAGAGACGGGGGAAGCCGCCGTGCCTCTTCATGGCGGCGTGGAGATTGCTcagctgctggtggtggtctcCGAGCTTGCCGTTGCCCATGGGCTTGTGCAGATTTCTCGACGGAGAAGACGACGGCATCggtttgcaaattgcaaccaaGAAACAGAGTCGTCGTTGCAGAGCAGCTTCGACGCAGTTGATCTTGCCCTGTTTGGGGAGTTGCTACTGTACCTAGTTATTGTCACAACAACTTGTGAGCCTGTAAAGCATGAAAAGAGCGAGCTTGCATGCCTCAAGCCCTCAACAATTGAAGGCAGAGAGGCGCCAGTCAGGCAGCGGTTCTTTTTGCGGGCTCGTGAAGATAGATTCCGTCTGATCGGGGGAGCTGCTGAGGGAGCTTGGCAAGTACGGTAATGGCGACGCTTTGCGTAAAggtaggcggcggcgaggcggatcAGTCAGCGCCTCAGCGGAATGGAAGGGAAGAAGGCGCGACATGCGAGGCCTCATCTTGGGGGGGAACGTAACGTAATCTGGTGGAGTCAACGGATGCCCAGCACTGCAAGCACACCGCAATTGCGCACGCCAATGCGCGGTTTTTGGAGGGAAAAAATGGGTCTCGCCAACACACTGTTGCCACGCACAGTGTCTGCTGGTATACAGAGGCTGGACACTGCACAAGAACTGCACCACATTGTATTCGTTCGTTCGTCGCAACAAGTGAATTTGTGAATTGTGGTACACCTCTATTTTCTTGAGCCAGCAGTAAGATGGCTCCGTTTGTCAACACTCGACGGAGCCTTGCGTGAGGAACAAACGATTGCGACGAACTTCCGGGGATTTTGAACTTTCATGTTGCATCTTTGCCGGTGATAACCGCAACACACCGGATTATATATAATTTCAGTGAGGAGCGTGTACCTACGCAACGTCAACTGATTAGTGATGGCCGGCCGGGACAGGCTAGCAGCTAGCCGGCTAGCTATATATACGAGACGGCTAGAGCTTACTGTGTAAATATGTTCAGTGTTGAGACCTGCAAATTGCAGAATGCTATCGAGCTCATCAGTGAGCCGAGGGTGAGAGAGCTATCGAGCTATCTGCCTACAGATTGCAGAGCGCAGAAAGCCTAAGGCAATTTTGTAGAGCAAGAATTAACCGTTCAATTCTCTGCATTTCTCTTGCTGTTGGCGACAGACGCTCAATTCCCTTGCTGTTCTCTGCAATGCTCTTCACAATACAACAGACGCTCTCTAGCTATTGCCTAACACCATGGTTAATGAGCGCACACGACCCAAGTTAACTTTCCCTATGCTAGCACATCGTGCAGCTAGCGTCCATCAACAAGGACATCAGATCCATGCTACGGATTAACGTTTACACAGGTCGATCTCTACACTGCTACACCCGGTAGATGTTGTTCTGCAAGTCGTCTATATCGTACATCTTGGAAGGCTTGAGCCCCTGGCTGGAGTTGAAGAAAAGCGTGCACGACCACTTGAGGCTGTCGTTGACCTTCTGAACCTCCAGAACTttgggaggtgatgggtgcggggtAGGGGCTTGGCATTACTCGGGGCAAGGCTGTAGCCAATCTATCGCTTAGTGTTTGGCTGTTCGGATGTCAAGGGGCATTGCTTTCTTGAGTTAACTCGGGGGAAAGGTGGGGCCCTTTCCATTAGCGGTCTGCGGGGAACCCTTTTCTACCCCTGAGNNNNNNNNNNNNNNNNNNNNNNNNNNNNNNNNNNNNNNNNNNNNNNNNNNNNNNNNNNNNNNNNNNNNNNNNNNNNNNNNNNNNNNNNNNNNNNNNNNNNTCATTATCTCGGTCATCTATGTAGAGTCGATGTCATTCAAGAAAGGAGTGTCAGAAGGCTGTACGGGGCTATATGATCCACTTAATGATGGCACCATTAGACTTTCTTCGGAAGGAATAGGATTTTATTGCATTGAGGAGAAAGAATCGCAGGATGATTACCTGTCATTCACAGAGAAGTTATAACATCTACCGGGTGTAGCAGTGTAGAGATCGACCTGTAACTGTTCAGCTCCGTGCCCTCGCCGACCTCGCGGGGAGCATTCCTCGCTTGCCGACGGCATGTGCTGCCGCGAGACTGCGGGAGCTGCGAGCATGTGTATGGCGGTTCTCAACCACCGTTCCCACTGGCGACACCGCGACACGGCACTGGTTCGCCTAGATCGAAACATTAGCTTGTCCTCTCCTGGTAGCGGCGGCAAGATGCGGTGATTTGTTGTCCTTAGATTATCTTCCTCCGAGGCGATTTGTTCTGCCTGAACTCCCCAAACGCCAATCCTGCCACGGGATTATCTCTGGAAAATTTAATCATCTGAAATTCAAATCACagtgtaaatctgtaaacacaaacGCACATGAGAAGAATAAATCGTGTCGAAATCGAAATCGTGGATTGATTTTATTTTCAGGCTCCCGCAGACGAACTTGCAGAAAAGAAAGAATTCTCTGAAGTCTGAAGCCGTGATGGCCATGGCCATCGCCCATCAGCAACCGCGCCTACGCGTTGCTTCTGGTGCTCCCTGTCGTGGCCGTGCTCCTCCGCGGAGAACCTGCCCACTCGTCGGCAGACTTACCTCTCGGCGGGCAGGCACTGTGCGGCTGCCTCCGGCGCTGTACCACCCGCGCTTCGCCGCGAAGGCGGTGGGGGGCCAGCTCCGGCGGTAGCCTGGCTTCGTcgctagtcctcgtccttggcGACGTCAAGGTTTGGGCCTCCACCATAACGGCCACCGGAGGTGAAGGGGATGACCAGATGAGATAGGGAGACAGGAGCAAGTGGACAGGATAAAAGATGGATGGGGACCCACATGTCCAGTCCATGTCATCGTACAAATCATGCCACGTAGGCGATTTAATGTAAGCTAACCATGTTTTGGACCTCGGTGATACAATTAGCAAGTTTAGGAGATCTGTAATTTAAAAGTTTGGGAATATAGATGACACATTCAAACAAATTTAAGTACCGCACATGCATTTTACTTATAAAAAGATAATAGAGGCTAATATTTGGGACTCACTGAGCAGATTGCCAGCAAGAGCGATGACGTAGCG contains:
- the LOC101786644 gene encoding beta-1,3-galactosyltransferase pvg3, which encodes MPSSSPSRNLHKPMGNGKLGDHHQQLSNLHAAMKRHGGFPRLSASSTALVLLPLVLLVFTFFFVYPREFELQAMMSACAPPATAGVASSSSRLAEPAVVRKPDFRLLIGVLTRADLYERRHLLRMVYGLQLASGDLAAHVDVRFVFCRLYKDDQRVLVPLEILAHGDVIVLDGCEENLNGGKTYTFLSAVAELYADDPYDYVMKADDDILFRLPQLVESLGAMPREDMYYGATIPCSSMDPFREYMAGMGYALSWDLVEWIATSDVARNHSVGTEDMLTGKWLRIGGKGKNRFNAKPAIHDYRNPVPVDQCEHEFMPSTIGVHRLKSNPRWAEALKYFNFTAGLKSSKFYKFE